Proteins encoded together in one Apus apus isolate bApuApu2 chromosome Z, bApuApu2.pri.cur, whole genome shotgun sequence window:
- the FECH gene encoding ferrochelatase, mitochondrial, with amino-acid sequence MRTAAAKMAAAAAAAAGARAARHALRGSSQLQVPVRWRGQATAAAVTESTKPQIQPEARKPKTGILMLNMGGPERLDDVHDFLLRLFLDRDLMTMPAQNKLAPFIAKRRTPKIQEQYSRIGGGSPIKKWTAVQGEGMVKLLDSMSPHTAPHKYYIGFRYVHPLTEEAIEEMERDGVERAIAFTQYPQYSCSTTGSSLNAIYRYYNKKGEKPKMKWSVIDRWPTHPLLIQCFTDHIQKELSLFPPDKRKDVVILFSAHSLPMSVVNRGDPYPQEVGATVQRVMEKLNYSNPYRLVWQSKVGPMPWLGPQTDETIKGLCQRGKKNMLLVPIAFTSDHIETLYELDIEYAQVLANECGVENIRRAESLNGNPLFSKALADLVCSHMQSKEICSRQLTLCCPLCVNPVCRESKAFFTNQQL; translated from the exons ATGCGGACGGCTGCggccaagatggcggcggcggcggctgccgcGGCGGGCGCGCGAGCGGCGCGGCACG CCctgagaggcagcagccagctgcaggtCCCGGTGCGATGGAGAGGGCAGGCGACTGCAGCTGCAGTGACAGAGAGCACAAAGCCCCAGATCCAGCCCGAGGCGCG GAAACCTAAAACAGGAATCCTGATGTTAAACATGGGAGGCCCAGAAAGGCTGGATGATGTACACGATTTCTTACTTCGTCTCTTCCTGGACAGAGATCTAATGACAATGCCAGCTCAAAA TAAATTAGCACCGTTCATTGCCAAACGCCGCACACCGAAAATCCAGGAGCAGTACAGCAGGATTGGAGGAGGATCACCCATCAAGAAGTGGACAGCAGTGCAGGGAGAAGGCATGGTGAAGCTGCTGGACAGCATGTCCCCTCACACTG CTCCTCACAAGTACTACATCGGGTTCCGGTACGTGCACCCCCTGACGGAGGAGGCGATCGAGGAGATGGAGCGGGACGGCGTCGAGCGGGCCATCGCCTTCACCCAGTACCCCCAGTACAGCTGCTCCACCACCG GAAGCAGTTTAAATGCCATTTATCGCTACTATAATAAGAAGGGGGAGAAGCCAAAGATGAAGTGGAGCGTGATTGACCGCTGGCCCACACATCCCCTTCTTATTCAG TGCTTCACTGATCACATCCAGAAGGAGCTGAGCCTGTTTCCACCTGACAAAAGGAAAGATGTTGTCATCCTCTTCTCGGCACACTCGCTGCCCATGTCT GTTGTGAACCGTGGTGATCCGTATCCTCAAGAAGTGGGAGCTACTGTCCAGAGGGTCATGGAGAAGCTGAACTATTCTAACCCTTACAGGCTTGTGTGGCAGTCCAAG GTTGGGCCGATGCCTTGGCTTGGTCCACAGACAGATGAGACCATTAAAGGACTGTgccaaagaggaaagaagaacaTGTTGTTGGTCCCAATAGCATTTACAAGTGACCACATTGAGACACTTTATGAGCTGGATATTGAGTATGCCCAAGTTTTAGCTAACGAG TGTGGAGTTGAAAATATCAGAAGAGCTGAGTCTCTTAATGGAAATCCACTGTTCTCCAAG GCTCTGGCAGACCTGGTCTGCTCCCATATGCAGTCGAAGGAGATCTGCTCGAGGCAGCTGACGCTGTGCTGCCCGCTCTGCGTCAACCCCGTCTGCAGGGAGAGCAAAGCCTTCTTCACCAACCAGCAGCTGTGA